GACTGACCATGGCGCCATTGGAGAAAGCTTAGGAAATTCATGGGTAAATCCTCGGATGGGCGCTTAGTTTGGAACCATTCCACCCACTTGCCAGGGTTGATCCCCATTCTGGAAAGGTTGGTAGCCTATCCCGGGATCCGGACGGTGACACCTGGCGAAATTGCCAAGGTGCGTGGGCACTCGCCCACATTACGCATCAAGGTCTCGGTGCCCATCCGAGGTGGATATAAGCTCATCGCTCGTCGAGGCAAGACAGTTCAAGAAGTGTTTGTGATTACGGAGCAAGACAAGGCTGGTCTAGAAACGACCCTAGCCGAGATTGTTGCTCAGGTAACGTGAGCGATTGGCATCAGGAAGGTCGGAGTCGATTTCAAGTTGGCGATGCCTTCTATCGCCCCCACAGTCGTCTAGCCAGAGACTTAGCGGTGTTAGCCGCAGCGTGCTATCGCCAGCAGCGCGGTCAATTGCGAGTCTTGGATGCGATGACAGGCTGTGGCGTGCGGTCTCTACGCTATCAGCAAGAGGCGGCAGCCGATTGGATTTGGGCCAACGAGGGCAATCCTGAGGTGGGGGACATGCTGCGACAAAACCTGAATCGAGGGCTGCAGCCCGGCTCCTATCGCATTACCCACTGGGAGGCTAATCGAGTTTTCTGTCGCTGCTACCAGGAGCAGGATTTTTATGACCTGGTGGACATTGATTGTTTTGGCAGCCCAACTCCCTATTTATCCACGGGGCTATGGGCTACTCGCATCGGGGGACTACTCTACCTGACCAGTACCGATGGGCGCACCACCAGTGGCCGGGAACCGAGCCGCAGTTTGGCGGTGTATGGCGCCTATGCTCGAGCTCATCCGGCTGGGCATGAGCAAGGTCTAAGGCTGATGATTGGGGCGACATTACAGCAGGCGGCAGCTAAGGGGTTGAGCCTTGAGCCTGTATTTTCCCTGTTCCAGGGGCAGGTGCATCGAGTCATGGTGCGGCTGCGGCAACGGCGGTGGGATGGCAAAGGCTATGGGTTTATCGGCTATTGCCCTGACTGTGGCGAGTTTCAGGTGGTGGGTTGGCGCCGGC
This portion of the Halomicronema hongdechloris C2206 genome encodes:
- a CDS encoding tRNA (guanine-N1)-methyltransferase codes for the protein MSDWHQEGRSRFQVGDAFYRPHSRLARDLAVLAAACYRQQRGQLRVLDAMTGCGVRSLRYQQEAAADWIWANEGNPEVGDMLRQNLNRGLQPGSYRITHWEANRVFCRCYQEQDFYDLVDIDCFGSPTPYLSTGLWATRIGGLLYLTSTDGRTTSGREPSRSLAVYGAYARAHPAGHEQGLRLMIGATLQQAAAKGLSLEPVFSLFQGQVHRVMVRLRQRRWDGKGYGFIGYCPDCGEFQVVGWRRLSRARCPRCIERPLSLSGPQWLGPLHDVTTLQAMTALAQEWGWMSVAKMLEVMVAEATMPPYFFTLGEIGRRGALDIPPRAALIRGLCDRTFRATVTHLDPNAIKTDASLADCIAIARTCRTT
- a CDS encoding DUF2103 domain-containing protein gives rise to the protein MGKSSDGRLVWNHSTHLPGLIPILERLVAYPGIRTVTPGEIAKVRGHSPTLRIKVSVPIRGGYKLIARRGKTVQEVFVITEQDKAGLETTLAEIVAQVT